The genomic DNA aaccaaaaacatggttacaactgtacttccttcgaaatcatgtacattaacatacttaaccccgccacaaataagaacactatctccttattaaacatttatagaccaccagggccctattcagaatttataaaagaatttggtgaactagctgctaatttagcagtgtcatgtgataagttaataattgtaggagactttaacattcattttgagaaaagtgatgatcccctaaaaaaggcgttcacatcaatcatagattctgttgggttcacacaaaatgtatcaggtcctactcattattgtaatcacacactagacttggttttgtccctgggcacgaacataaaaaacctaaatattctccctcagtcttccacagtctcagaccactacctaatttcatatgaactgagtttagatattaaaaaatgtacatgcccacattattatctaaagcgctcactaaccccatctacagcccctaaatttactgaaaacatcactgatttattgacctcagtcagtagtccagcagacccactggagctggatagactaacggactacttagataacactcttcgatcaactttagatagtgtagcaccgctgaagcgtaaaaagctacaacagaaaaaactcgctccctggtataatgaagaaacactcaccttaaaacaaaccgtaaggaaattagagcggaaatggcggtcgactaaactggaagtatttcactgtgcctggaaagacagccttatccaatatagaaAGGCACTCGTCagtgcacgttcagcacatctgtcctcactgattgaaaataataaacacaatcctagagtactctttaatgtaatctctaaacttacaaacaatcggacagctactgatccacagatcccagccattcacaccagcaatgcttttatggacttttttaacaataagattgaaaatattagacaaacaataaataccatattactaaatccagcctgtctgtcatctggtgtggatgatatagaacaaaacatagaagaaagactagaggactttgacccactaccacagctagaactggagaaaatcatctattcgtcaaattgtacgacctgcacacttgatgcaataccaacaaaactatttaaagaagtattaccagtcataatcaatcccattttaacaatcataaattcatcccttagactaggtcacatacccaaagcatttaaactagcagttattaagccCCTAATcaaaaaaccgaatcttgatcctagtgtactatccaattacagacccatctctaaccttcccttcatatctaagatcttagaaaaagttgtggcccaacaacttaggtcatacttgcataagaataacatatatgaaaaatttcaatctggttttaggccacaccatagcaccgaaacagctttagttaagataacaaacgaccttcttctcgcctctgatcgaggctgcgtatccatgctagttctactagacctcagtgcagctttcgatacaattgatcatactattctgctagaaagattaaaaaacatggttggaataacaggaacagccctatcatggtttaagtcttacctcacagatcgctatcagtttgtaaacgtaaataatgtttcttctactcatacaaaaatgagatttggagttccccaaggctccattttaggacctttactattcatattatacatgctgccactgggcagagttattagcaggcatggcattaccttccacagttatgcagatgacacacagttatacatatcagccaaaccagatgacaaacctacactaaagaaaatggaggactgtgttaaagaagtgaagcattggatgtcatacaatttccttctgctaaacagcgacaaaaccgaggttctccttctaggtccaaaacctgctataaataaggtatcagatttaatacataattttgacttccctgttctcccgagctcatcagctaaaaatctgggtgttataattgattcagatctatcatttgatcagcatacaggtaacattacaagaatagctttcctacatcttcggaacctcgctaagttaagaaattccttatccctcccagatgcggaaaaattaattcacgcttttattacatcaagattagattattgcaatgcacttttatcaggatgctccagcagaaacctgagtaaactccagttaattcaaaatgctgcagccagggtcctcactaagactagaaaatttgatcatatcagtccagtcttatcggcccttcactggcttccagttaaattccgtattgattacaaaattcttttactcacgtataaatccttacatggtctcgcccctgaatacctgcgagacctcatcacacactatgaaccaccaagattactcagatctcagggcgccggcctctcactagtacccagaattcataagacttcagcgggggggaaagccttctcctacaaagcccctcagctctggaacaatcttccagctagtgttcgggacgcagacacagtcactatgtttaagtctaggctcaaaacacacttgttcagtttagcctttggcaactaacctctgtctagtttaaggttgtcgtttcaggaactcatggacatggagaatcagggtaaacctggatgatgtgctcacaatttctcttgcttggaacgaaaggatgtctttgcctgagctccttctggtttccctactcccagtctgttacagtctgatccgtcactacactaaaatattcacatgctcttattctctgctgcactcaactaaactaactgcttcccttttactgttttactgtttttttctgagagaatggtggcccactgatggaagactgtttgctggattctcctgcagaccagaccagctgctcaccttattattattattattatgtagcataatgacacttcattggtgatcatttaaaattcaatctatagtttgatcagaggaggatgggtcccctttgtgagtcttggttcctcccaaggtttcttcctccagcctcgagggagtttttccttgccactgtcgccttcggcttgcttgcattgggcttttatttaaatgttctgttttgaaactgtgaagctgctttgtgacaacgtcagttgtaaaaagcgctatacaaataaatttgatttgatttgatttgatctgtttgaacattaaatatcttgttttTGTAGTGTATTGAATTGAATACAGGCTGagaaggatttgcaaatcatcgtactctgtttttaatgaattatatatttatatgtttttatttattataaacttGAGCCTTTCCGTCAAAAgcctggggaaaaaaataatggacaaataaaaaagaatttaattaaatatattcccTGTGGATCTCTGCTATGGCTCTAACGACACGTCAaccaagtctgtagaccaaccAGAGgcgtatggagagagattagtctcaaaataatttacaaatgcgtttcactattcacaaaatACCAGTCTACATTTGTTTACAATTGCATTGCAAAAATCTCTAACGTCGaagtctcaaatttaaaatgtatttgtaaattatagaatctgcatttgtggatcaagtcactcacgttttttttttttttttttgacgtaTATTTGTTCATATCCTCTCgcaggtttttggattttgagacttacCTTTCGCATTTTACCCGATCCAAATATAAATACAGACTCGTTTACATATGTGGCCAGTAGGCGAACGAGCCatcgctaggtggcactgttgttttagggtGTTTGGGGCCAACTTAAATTGAGATGCATTTGCGCAACATTTAATGTTGagttcaaacaaaaagccactgaattcagcttcatatcacagttTGTAGTGGATGACCACTGTGGAACGCTTTTCaaggtgccctaaatttaacgacGTTAAAGTAGAGCGGAACTTAAATAAATTCGCTACAGACTAGGATtgtcaaaataatttaaaatgatgcTGTATTTGGAGAGTAAAAGCCATATTGCATATTGGACTGATACGGAACACGTtgtgttctgtatttttgagATTGAATTATTAAGACACGTGATTTGTTTCAGTGAAATCTGAAAAGAAAgtttcaaaatccaaaaaaaatGCAAGAGGAAAAGAACAAATATACATCAAGGAAAACCTGTGAGTgacttgatttacaaatgcagattgtacaatttaaaaattcattcaagatttcaactttacaaaatatatatatatatatatatatatatatatatatatatatataatgtaaatttaaagaactgtttttatttttgcataaaagtaTGTATCTATGAAACccatttatttatgaatttaactgTAGACCATGAGAAACAGACTgggatgtatttatttgtgaatagtaAAACATTTTAGTCACTTGTATTTAATTTGTAgattaacatttaaatgaatgaacacagtCGCTGtgctaaaacaagtgaaaatgtttttcCGTCTAAAACCAATAATACCAAAAGCCAACTTTTTTAACAACTGTTGTGTGAAtttgagactgtaagtaatcactttcagttcttagaaaccttatgaattaacaaaattattTGTACCATTTAGTATTTGAGCCATTAGTAcctaatattcattcatatacacaaTTTGCagatctgtagatgtcacaaatTGCTCACAGAGGGTGAGAGTCAATTGGAGATTTATTACACTCAATACATGAACcaaggtcaaaaccagaagaaatattccaaaaattTAAGAATCAGTACAAAGAGAtccaaaaagacaaaaacaagtccaaaagacCAAAATAAGTATCAGAGAAAaggtcagaaaaacaaaacatgtttagGAAATAGgtgtctcagaattgcagaaatagctcaaactatactctgcaactatgttgacaaaacagagagcttaaaggaacactatataATTGCAGCtgcaaaatcattgtgatgcttcactgacctgtaatagggagaatagagcctctgtcgttacTACTctcggctcagcactgcagaaactgcactataaaACATTTGAAGGAGGGTATGAAACCACCCGTTCCCATCCCTattaatttcagtacagtgctgtaaacattaATTGCActtggtgggggtgggggacaGAAAAGTCTTACCTAGCATTTCTAAATGAGCAGAAAAACTGTGTTCTGGTGCTGGGAACACACTAAATGccaatttatgttttttttttgccatagcTTGCACAAGTGTCCTATGTCATTGTTAAAGTATATACGCCTGcatctgtgtctctctgaaaTTACATCACCAAACCACTCTAGCTGAGTTTCAAACATCTTCTTCAAtcctatgtagtacacaatgtagtggtattagtttttcaaatatttaaagtgcactatttagggagtatagtgtagaggagttaatatttctggacttttTGAGCAACTTGAACGTATTCGTACAACTGCTCGTACAATTAGTTGTTGTGGTCTGCGTAGATGCGAGGAGTTACATTTTTGGAGAGGTCTGCATCAGGCCGCTCTGCCTGTGGTATagctataacacaaaaacataaaatgggCTTAATACTCTAGAGAaaacctctgttggtttggaggggcagcacctTGGGTGCATGTAATACTTGATATAACATCAattattgtatttaatctttggccatttctgctgggttcatcagtgtcagactaattaaaGACATTCTATTATGTACATTATCATTTACAGAATTTGCAGAATTTAGACCAAGCTGAATGTTTTCTTCTTTAGAGAAGTTTGGTACCCAAGTTTAAATTTATGGTGGattggacccactgcgaccctgaactggattagtgtacacagataatgaatgaatgaatgaatgaatgaatattataattGAGGAAGTTAATTCCAGATTTTACCAACATAGTAATGACGTTGTTCAGTGAAATGCATATTATTGTTAATGTTAGACTATTCTAAATGAAATTTAATTGCACCCTCAACAAGAAGAACAGTGACATGTTGCTCATTGTTAATCAATCCAAGTGCAAACTTTACTTAAATTTGTAGTGAAAGAGCTGATTAATTCtgttgaaaaatgtaaaaattatatTCAATGACAAAagaataaaggtgtaaagaGGATCCATACTCAGTTGGTCTCTAGAACAATTTCATAGCCCATTagagtgtaaaaaaaaagaaaaatatataaaggcCAAGTTTATATTTACTATTTCATCAAGTAATATACTATTTCATCTATATTAACCATCTCTAGAAAATAGGTTTAATGAGAGACTTGAAAATACAGTAAAGTTTACCGTATGAAGCTGGTTTTCCCAGTGGAATATTGTCCCACCAAGAGAACCATGGGTTTATTGTCGAAGTCTGCATCCTCCAGAGCTGGCGAGTGAAACTCGTGGAATTTGTAGTGCTCCTCCAGAGGCAATAGTTTGGTTTTGTAAAGCTTCTTCAGACCATCACTGACGGTCTGAAAGACCTCAGGATCCCTTTTCCTTCTGTCATCGGTTCCCAGCCAGCTGAACATTATGCAATTTTAGATAAAAGCACCTTATATATTTTACAGCTCACAGTactgaatgtattttttaatagaGAACGTGCAGTATAACGATGAGAGCTGATCCTGTTTCACATTCAAAACACTGACACGGTTACACTGACATTATTCATTCACCGAGCCTGCACAGGCCGAGCAGAACCTGAACGCTCTTAATTGAATATAGATCCCAGAACAAAAACAGCCCACGTTAAGAACAGAACGAAAATACTAGTCGTGTGCAGACAACATCCATGGCCAAAGGTTGCAGGAAAACCCGGCAACGCTAATGCGTCCTTAAAAGAAAACACCGGCTTAACGGATAGTCTACAAAGAAAGGTCTGCATCAAAAATCGAAACGAAGAAACGCGACACTTAGAAAGCAGACAGCTTCCCCCCGTCGGATTTAAATAAAAGAGCACCGTAGAAACCCGACACTGGATCAGCCCAAGTGAGGGTAAAACCccacccacagagagagagagagagagagcgagagagagagagagattcctaCTTCACttcagatagatagatagatagagagagagagagagatattttcATTCCTACTTCCTGCGCCCTACGCAGGCTGGGTCGAATGACGacgcattttttttttttttacaaatttccATGCGCTGTAAACCACGACTGATAATACACCTTTTGTAGTAATCTCTTGACGGTAACATAGTTATTTGtattgaaatatataaatattatttattttattgatattCGGTGCACTTTTATGTGTGGTGTGATTTGGGATTCAGCCCGAGTGAGGATGCAGTGTTATTTTACCAAATGGCCCGCTGAACCCAAAACATCCACATTTAGCACGTTATCATTAATTCAATTCTTTTATATACGTAAAGGAGAAatatgtaatactgacaccaagcgtttaaaatcgGAACTAAAATTTCAAAACACGAGAGCTGCCTCCTCAGGAGTGAAGCTCCAACTGGTTGCCAGTTTGAGTAAAACTGAACGACCAAGCAAGAGACGAGTTTAACAACTTGGGCCATAATAGctaagaatgtgccataattaacatatttacacagaaatgtgttcCTAATCTCACTAAAACATGTACCTACGCAAAAATGCGGCCGctatttccctgcatttacattAATTTTCTGGCCAAATCCACCTCAGTTATttactggagtcaagctatccgcactttggaaactgacagtcaagccatccgcgcttcaaatccgaatgcacgtataggcgcgtcattacggtttttcattgcggagaacaccacatccgctttgggacagatagagagtctgaaacccgcgtttgagcagcgatgtctctgttaatAAATAGATGCACGCAAtactaaaatggactaaatgggctaaaattaacaagccattaggaatatatttcgttttaaatcactttaaagaggcaaaacatgctttgattatttcatatatttaggtattttttacttttctataaacacttatctggctttgaatagtaatcctggtggacatgtagaaatacagattacattttatgtcattaaacagagggacctcactGTATAAcattctcatggatttatactgaaaacctaccaatatggatttctcaaaaattacccataatgcctaaaccattccactgtcattaaaaagaggggcatcttggctatcagctgtatgattttggtagaattcactatgtacttttctcataaactcatacccAGCAAACACAGCTACGTATTCACAACGTGGTAAAAACCACTATATTAGTCATTTGGAACGTTGTGTAAATATTGTCAGAAAGTCAAAATGAAACACTTTATAGGGTTGTCACAACGTTTTTGTGCAACATTACACTACCATTCAGCAACAGATTTGCAACATTCCAGAAGGCCCCTTTCCTGTATTCTGCAACATTCTGACAACCTAAAATGTAATTACTCATTTATAGTCACAAAGTAGACATAAAGTTACATCACATTATGCAAATACTGTTCTATATTTCTCATAGTAACATTGTCAGTGCATTTTTCCTGATCCACATCATCAATCATTTTTAGTCTGTTACAAAATACGGACATTACTGTGGCCAGAACAGAGATACTTAAAAAACGAGATATCATAGATTAAATTATGtcatccattttgttttcatatttcagcataattaCATGATAATGTACTTGTCATAGTTTTGTTTCCAAAATTGCAATGATGCAAAACATAACTACAagcattacacaaacataataaatatcagacaatcacaataaaattcagaatgcagtttaatcaaaaataattttacaaaaagagTATGCACGTttatacacattacacacaaacacaaacatacactcttTACAACAGTTAAGCTCCATCCACTCACATTGAAGTTAAGAACAAAttttaaacacagagcacaatAAACAGGAGTCAGTCAGAacaaagttcatttattcacacaacaaaaacagtctgATGAATTCTAAGGAACAGTGAGGTTGGAAAATGTTCATGTAGAAGTAAAGAAATTATAAGATGGTGATTCAGATTCCACTGGGTCTGAGTTCGCCAAAGGCTGTGGAGGGGAGGAAATGAGACAATTCAAAAGTGATGAACATTGCTTGTATCCCTATAATTGTGCTACAATTGCCATATAAGGAGCACTGTGTAAGATTTAGTGACATGTAGCAGTGAATTGGAAAATCCCTCCCTTCTGGTGCATCCCCATCTTCTCTGCACCTATCCAAGTTTTTAGTGGGGCTCAttctttcgtttttttttctactgcaCAGATATAAGATATAAGTTTGGTGCATGTACTGAGAGCAAGGCAGAAAACGCATGTCTCGAGCTGCAGCACCTGCATGGCCAAACATCATCATCTATGAAAATGATCACTGAATTCATGTTCTGTGACTCTTGAACATAACCATCTAAAAAACTTTTATCTAAATTTTTATTGCTTTGGAGAGCGGCTCCTTGTTTGCACGTGGTCATGCACTGTGAAATGCCATGCATCCCAAAAGCCCCTGAGTGTTTATATCCAacaaaaaataatggaaatcaGCATGAAGCTTCCTGTCAATTTGCAAACCTACAGAAAAGTGATGTATGAAATTACGAAATCAATCCAAGGTTCAGATGGAGTTTTTGTATGTGAAAGTAAACCAACTATGAGCTTCTTGCCCAACCAATTCCAGAAACGATCCTAGGTGAGGATTTGAGTATATGGGACTGGAAGTATGAAAGGTTAACAGTAGAAGTGACTGACATCTGACTGGTACAATGACCTCATGCAAGCTGTGCAGTGTTTTTGCCTCCTTAAAGTATGTTTTACTGTCaaacaaatgttgaaaaaataaaaatcggtgcatccctacttCTAATACCTAATGATGCTTCTCATAATGCTTCTAGCACACAGATTTGTAGTTACAGGTGATTATACTCTAATAAGCATATGGTTTTATATTGCATTTCTGCTAATTACTCCCCTAAATCTTacacactgcatgtttcactaGATTTTTACTTACATTCCCTTTTCGTCGTGCAATCCCTGGTGCATGCTTCAGAGTTTCAGATATGTGAGCCTCAATGTCTGCTGCGTTTGATCCTGGTTGGCTTCTCATCACTGCTTCTGCATAGATGaagcatacatttttaaacccaatcaacattgatttttttccaTAAACATCTAAGCTCGCAAGTACAGAGAaatacactcactcattatTACTCTGTAAATGGTTAGATTCTGAAGTGAGATTTTCCctttccttcctttcagactAAATGAAGCCCATATTCTTGAGGATGCAATTGTGCGCATTGTACGTCTTACTGAATCTCCAAGGGAATGCCCCCCTAAGGTGGCAAGGTACCTGACCTATGAAGAGAATTGTATAGTTTACAGTTTTAATTTTCCTATTTATTGGAAATATTTCAACTTATAAACAATGGATTGATGGTGCGtatgagagggtttgatggtgtgtgtgagagaaagtttaatggtgagtgtgagagcgtttgatggtgtgtgtgagaagttcAATGGTGTGTATAaaagggtttgatggtgtgtcaGAGTTTGATGGTGTGTATGAGAGGATTGACAGCGTGTGTTAGAGGTAAGTTTGAAATGGTTATTTAGTAATgaaaatggttttatatttacattgataagtcaaaaaaaaaccttttacagATTAAcaattaaatggttctttgcatcatgaagggttTCTTCAGATTGATTGAAAATGTGCTATAGACGGTTTCTGTATAGTGCCTTTAAGAGAAGAGTtctgtatggcaccaaaaatggttctattgttacaagcttaacatcataacaatagaagattacttttctgaaaagaaccatctatagcacattctccatcagtctgaagaactccttcatgatgcaaagaaccatttaatcatgcaaaaggttcttcgagTGTTCAGGGTTCACACCATTTCCCTTAATAAAGAATCCTTATAAAACCATCAATTTTAACTGTGTAGTTGTCTATGCTGCATTTAAATTGGATTTGTaattatgaatttattttatatcattGGATTAATTGAGCTTGTcaccatttttctttcttcttcttcatctttcaGCTTAATTTCAATCTTATTAAAACCCTCCATATCATCCACAGTGACAAACTCCATATCCATTGGCACCTCACTTCTAGCATTAATCAGCTGTTTAAGGAGAAGGCTTTGTTCCTCCTGCTTCTGCAGTAGCTGGTCAAGTTTCATGAGGACATGCATTTGAAAATCTATGAAACAGAATTTTGTCAATATAATTTCCAAACATTATCAATAACATTAATGAACACTTACAAAGAAACTTACTGTCTCTTTGAGGAGGGCGCTCTGGTTGAATGGGTGGTCCTAAAATAATTGcagaaaacatttatattcttaATATTCTGTTAAAATTCCAACAGGCAAAGGCTGTGtagtaaattattattttactggtTGTTTTccatataaacaaacatcactgtCTGAGGGCTAATGCTTCTCATAGTCACAATTCAGCAACTGTTGAAATGCAACAGAGACATTTCCACAGTATTTGCTATAATgtttaaaagtacaaacaaacaatttttttgtttttcagatatCAGCAGCCTGCATTTCTTGTCATTCATGCATGTTCTAAATCATTCCAATCAATGCCCACTCTTAATTATTCTAACTaatgctgctctgtgtgtgtatgtatgtgtgtttactgcccctaATCCCTAGTAtgagagtgtgttcactgccatgaatGAGTTAAATGCAGTGGTCAAACTTTGTTGTACTATTGTACAATCATAAAGCATGTAAGAAGTAGTAAGATGTAATGCTTCAATCAAATCAG from Hoplias malabaricus isolate fHopMal1 chromosome 7, fHopMal1.hap1, whole genome shotgun sequence includes the following:
- the LOC136701845 gene encoding uncharacterized protein isoform X4, whose amino-acid sequence is MRKAENTSCLEESDGSGKKLREKRPPSRYLCYTSASEDDDSFQPTKGPKVQARSPPRLSDFLAQTRCALYQDMERGLDMAREPASLPNWSEIPVVVGRELEMAQRPPIQPERPPQRDNFQMHVLMKLDQLLQKQEEQSLLLKQLINARSEVPMDMEFVTVDDMEGFNKIEIKLKDEEEERKMVRYLATLGGHSLGDSVRRTMRTIASSRIWASFSLKGRKGKISLQNLTIYRVIMKAVMRSQPGSNAADIEAHISETLKHAPGIARRKGNPLANSDPVESESPSYNFFTST
- the LOC136701845 gene encoding uncharacterized protein isoform X3, translated to MTCNRISDNQLIYVFLYVNSMYSVLEFVQERSVAVVPDSWVERTSEGHFCYWPPKNKQKLIQRGSLPDKALWKKLEVRVFKSSDDSFQPTKGPKVQARSPPRLSDFLAQTRCALYQDMERGLDMAREPASLPNWSEIPVVVGRELEMAQRPPIQPERPPQRDNFQMHVLMKLDQLLQKQEEQSLLLKQLINARSEVPMDMEFVTVDDMEGFNKIEIKLKDEEEERKMVRYLATLGGHSLGDSVRRTMRTIASSRIWASFSLKGRKGKISLQNLTIYRVIMKAVMRSQPGSNAADIEAHISETLKHAPGIARRKGNPLANSDPVESESPSYNFFTST